aagaaaaaaaacgtcGTTACATTACCGTTTTCAATTTTTACTCTCTTTAACAATAGTTgctgtaattttttctatagtggttttaattgcttgtttcacaatatcgaatggaAGAtatcgttcgcattctaagcgaaagaaaactaattcgttcacataaacatgaatttagggaatccaaaatcagcattctttcgcttagaatgcgaaagaaatctttcattcgatattgtggcAAGAGTTCACGTGAATTGAATATGGgaaaccgtagaagaatttcattgaaagaaaaagaaaaaaaatttagatatatgaatgaaatatggaataacaaaattctcaacattttgaagaaaataaaaaggaaCATTTCATCGTGCCTAAGTGTTTCCTATAAATTATgttcacacaaattaaatggaatctggaatctttaaaattttttacaggtggaatcattttcagaatcgaaatcccttacaatgaaggcttTTTTTATCGTGGATAATGCACCAAACAAGCCTCCAGAAGAgcaattagtaaaaactactaaagatatacaaatttggacGATATTCATTCCTCATAATGTCACACAGCCCATCAACCTGGGGATCAAAACGCCATAtgtttagttaaattccaataCTGAAAAGGTtgcccaaaattaaaaaaaaaaacatctcgatataacgaatttttcaacttaacgaatgggcctgacaacatatcgttcgtacCGGGATTTGCCTTTTTTTGATTGCTTTAAAAGACAAGTAAATATATATCGTCGCCTTAAATACAAAcggacttttatttttatttaaaggagaagcaaaaaaagttataaaatcaataattttttttaaacaatttctttaataaagttgtCATTGGGTCTAAAAATTGGCATTAGTTTGATAAAAAGAACCATAATCcatcaaaatgtttttgtagTTACGTCCATTTGCATTACAGGTGACAATATGTATGTAGGAGGTTATTGGGATATCATTGTTAAAAACCAATAGAAACACAAATATGTATAATGTagacttttaaaacaaaaatgattaAGTCACaattaatgtaaacaaaataactGCACTAAATTACGTAGACTTTCCCTCTGCCTGATCTATTAAGCAGATAATCACATTATAAATCATTTCTCCACCTGAGGCTGCTTCCTTGTTTTTGTCAACACAATCTTGTACCAATGGTATTTTACTATTTAGTATGCTGGTTGATCGATAATAAATGTAGGCAAAACGATCTACATTTAGGCCCGTGTCTTCATTGTAAGCATTTACACCTTTGAGCTTGCACAGGAGAAATGCTTGCACTTTGTGAATATCATTCGGCCGTTCTCTTATATTTATCAGCATGCTGTATGATACTTGTGTTTCTTTAGCACATTTGTTGTTTATCTCTACAACATTTTCGGGAAACCAACTTGGTGTTTCGGCAAAAGCAGTCTGGCAAATGGAAAACAATTAAGGTTAAACGATAATAGGtactaatttatataatttaacttACTGTGAATGTCCAGCAGAgtattagaaaaattaatttattcattGTAAGTATCAAGTGTGTGACTTAAAGCTCTTATTGTGTACTGTCCACTAGCTGGTTCTAACTTGAGTGATTAAATCAGCTCTGGGTAATGTtttaagtatatatgtatacatatattctgttcTTAGTCTATTTGATTACTGATAATGGAATATGTGTGTGGTttacatattcatacatacatatttatagttgAGGTTCAAATGCCAGCTTAAAACACGCAGATGTAATTCG
The nucleotide sequence above comes from Calliphora vicina chromosome 1, idCalVici1.1, whole genome shotgun sequence. Encoded proteins:
- the LOC135960610 gene encoding uncharacterized protein LOC135960610, which produces MNKLIFLILCWTFTTAFAETPSWFPENVVEINNKCAKETQVSYSMLINIRERPNDIHKVQAFLLCKLKGVNAYNEDTGLNVDRFAYIYYRSTSILNSKIPLVQDCVDKNKEAASGGEMIYNVIICLIDQAEGKST